CTCGTTCTCCTCCTGAACGGGAAGGGCGTCCATGTCCGCCCTGAGGGCTATCGTCTTCCCTCCCTCTCCGATGTCCGCTATTATTCCGGTTCCGATGCGCTTTATCCTGTACCCCCATTCGCGGAGGTGCTCCTCCACGATCCCCGATGTTCTTTCTTCCTCGTACTTAAGCTCGGGATACATGTGGAAGTCCCTTCTCCAGGATACTATCTCCTCCCTAATCTTCAGGGCTTCTTCAAGCGGGTTCATGGTCTCACCTAGACTGAAAATCGTAAAACTCCCATATTAACTTTTCGATATCCGTCTAAATGAACCAAAAAATTTATAAACCCACCCTGATAGGTGATTACGGCGTCGATGGGAGTGGGCCGGTAGCTCAGCCTGGTATGAGCGCCGCCTTGGCAAGGCGGAGGCCCCGGGTTCAAATCCCGGCCGGTCCACCATCCCTGGGTTGGGCCCGTGGTCTAGACTGGTTATGACGCCACCCTGACAAGGTGGAGGTCCGGGGTTCGAATCCCCGCGGGCCCACCATATCAACCCTTTACTGGTCAAAGTGAGTATCCTTTCTCAAAGCAAGTCCTTGAGTGGTTTCTCTTTAAGGTGTATTTGAATGTTGAGAATGCACGGGATAGAGGGCTTCAAAACTTCCGGCGAAGCTTTTCAAATTTTTATAGCTGGCAGAAATGTGTGATATTGTTCCTACAAGTTCAGAATTTAAGCGGTTATTTCAGTTTGCTCCTTGGTAAGTTTTCACGGTCAAAGTGCTAGAAGAACCCCGAGAATGAAGCTGAAACTGATGGAATAGAGGTTGATTTAATGTTAAACCTGTTAGAAAAGAGAATACATTATAGGGGTATTTGGTAGAAAATAAAAGAAAGACCAAAGACAGAGTTCCAGGAAATTCATCCTTCGGAGGCCGTGGAGCGCTCCAAGATTTCCTCGGCTTCTTTGAGGTACAGGAATGCTTTTCGCAGGTGTATGAATGCTTTTATGTTAGGTGCTGTTATCTGAATTTTTCCATCCCATGCAGCCTGCCATTCTCTCTCTGCCATGTTTCTGAGGGCTAATGCTCTGGAGAGCGTTTCGTTATCAATTCCAAGCTGAGAGGCCAGCTCATAACTCCTGTTAAACATAACGGTCAATCTCTTGTAGTTCACGTAATAGAAGCACGTCAAGCGAACAAAAATGGGTTCCCAGGTCCTTTGGGGAATACTTACCGTGAAATAAACTACCTCCGTTGAATTGATATTCTCTGCCGAGTCGTAAGCGTAGATTCTTACCCAATGATGCCCTCCCCCAATAATCACTGTCGTGTTCACATAGTACCGTCCGTCAAATATTAGTGTAATGTTGTGCTCTCCGTCAACCTCGGCCACTACCCTGCCTACCTTGAAGTTATCAGTAACATTAACCTTTATTAGTGTAATACTTTCTGGGTATGTCATGTTTTCAGGATACAGAATCTCGACCAGCGGTGGGGTTCTATCAACGTTCAATGCCAGAGGCAGGTAATCTATGTTAAGACTGTTGATGATGAACGGCTCATCACATATTCCATCACCATCTGCATCGGCACACGTCTCACTGAATCCAGTCCCATTGGGCTTAAGCCAGGCGTTTCCACCTATATATGGACCACCGATTATGTTTGTTCCGGGAGTTTTCGTTGTGTTCCAGAAGTTTTGAGAGCTGTCGTCAAATCTGACATTAACTGTATTGTTGAAGATGTTGTCATAGATGGTGTTACCGCTTGACTGTTTGATGCGTATTCCACCGTGATAGGCGCTATCAGCCAGGTTGTTGCTGTATATGTGGTTATGAGCTACGATGTTTCCTCCTTTGTAAAAGAGGAGGATTCCTGAATACGTATTGAATGATATAGTATTGTTCATTATGACGTTATTCCCGCTTTGAACGTCCATTCCAGATGCTCCTGAGTGAGTTATTATGTTCCCTATTATCCTATTGGAACCATAATCAAATAGAGCCAGTCCTGTACTTCCGGAATTTTCGATTGTGTTGTTGATTATGGTATTTTCCTTGCCTGTCCCATACAGTCTAATCCCCGTATATGCGTGGGAGATTGTATTTCCCGAAATTGTATTGTAGCTTGAGCTCGAGATAGATATGGCATAAGTTGAATCCTTTATCATGTTGTTTGCTACTGTGCAGTTGTTTGAAGAGGGATCCATGAGAATCCCAAAAGTATTGCTTACGATAGTGTTGTTCACTATATTGAGATTAAATACCGGGCCGGACAGAATACCAACATACCAATCCGTAAGATTTACATTCATCACAGTAACGTTCTTTGCATTATGCACAATAATTCCGTAATCCGTTCCCACACCATCCCCATCAATTATGTGTCCTGCTCCATCTAATATCACGTTGTTTGCGTTAATTTTTATTGCATAGTACGTTCCATAGGTACCTGGATCAAAGTCACTGACGCTGACGTTTAGGATATAGTATCCTGGGGTCGTTATGTTGTAGGGTAAGGTATTGATATAGACAGGCAACGCCTCAAACTGATATTTATCAATATAGAATCCATAAAAGTGAAGTGAAACATCGGAGACCAATCTAACTTTTACAACACTCCCATTAACCCATGGCGTCCAAACATCGTTTCCGCTTCCAGTGTATGTTGCAATTGTATTGTTGTTTTCATCCAAGATGTAAATGGAATCATATCCTAGCTCCGTTTCATACTTAACAAAATGCAGACGGATTGCATTGGCATTTGGCTGTTCTATTGTCCAAGTATAGTTGTAGTTGTTTGGATACGGGTGGGGAGATTCAATTACATAACTAACCTCAAATACCACTGCTTTTGCCGTTCCCCCTATACCGACAAATGTCAAAATCGCCAATAATACGAGCACTCTTCTCATCTCGATCTCCCTCCTCCTATAAAATTTGAAGCCTCCAAGAACAGCATAATGATAGGGGGTAAACACTAAAGTGCATCTTCTGCTGTTCTTGGAGCATGCAACTCGTTTCAGCAATGAATGGATTATACTAAAAGCAAATATTTAATTGAAATATTTAAAAATTTTTTAAAG
This portion of the Thermococcus sp. genome encodes:
- a CDS encoding NosD domain-containing protein, which translates into the protein MRRVLVLLAILTFVGIGGTAKAVVFEVSYVIESPHPYPNNYNYTWTIEQPNANAIRLHFVKYETELGYDSIYILDENNNTIATYTGSGNDVWTPWVNGSVVKVRLVSDVSLHFYGFYIDKYQFEALPVYINTLPYNITTPGYYILNVSVSDFDPGTYGTYYAIKINANNVILDGAGHIIDGDGVGTDYGIIVHNAKNVTVMNVNLTDWYVGILSGPVFNLNIVNNTIVSNTFGILMDPSSNNCTVANNMIKDSTYAISISSSSYNTISGNTISHAYTGIRLYGTGKENTIINNTIENSGSTGLALFDYGSNRIIGNIITHSGASGMDVQSGNNVIMNNTISFNTYSGILLFYKGGNIVAHNHIYSNNLADSAYHGGIRIKQSSGNTIYDNIFNNTVNVRFDDSSQNFWNTTKTPGTNIIGGPYIGGNAWLKPNGTGFSETCADADGDGICDEPFIINSLNIDYLPLALNVDRTPPLVEILYPENMTYPESITLIKVNVTDNFKVGRVVAEVDGEHNITLIFDGRYYVNTTVIIGGGHHWVRIYAYDSAENINSTEVVYFTVSIPQRTWEPIFVRLTCFYYVNYKRLTVMFNRSYELASQLGIDNETLSRALALRNMAEREWQAAWDGKIQITAPNIKAFIHLRKAFLYLKEAEEILERSTASEG